One genomic window of Bactrocera dorsalis isolate Fly_Bdor chromosome 4, ASM2337382v1, whole genome shotgun sequence includes the following:
- the LOC105228709 gene encoding dynein axonemal intermediate chain 4 encodes MSRKTFGEKKKSHISRVTYNFALSKEIENAMIWRQSLELRDIVRGKSIDVTPKLIDTDTRSTLRFRSIATYAEDLIKQMTKSSSVQSFNSRRISISSVKAKSSTRLGLKLSLDEIIQAIGSSGSLHEYHHYYHEITFAKREPLPFIKVVLRKSPEFVLYHQNSFTVPKGSAEAEAVEHDNQIYDYLTIGKGKVRRRSDAETQTVGVLMKPRTVSTIPKKFGERAAYVSFFEMFDTYQQLLQTPTAFNERHSLSTGVLDLIAKNPQFSYAAMVLERILASNCYQQGQRRYRNMNIPTKMDKYAEYKYSLNLLYRLIQPKFQGGLDKRRKAIAALSFCHGNGDLIAVAYGFYSDASKVTVPNGNVCVWSMKNPQNPERHYSYPVPVSAVEFSPFLPFLLAIGLYDGTVQVRNITKPDYPPVAISQRSVLLSCEPVTAIQWIRQTQENAAEADPFLALTRDGKVAKFRIIASPYLLGMRQMELLRIEGNPEGFQSKNIVMNEEKSLDSGRSASGLHLVMHPVQSDIYYILTDEGCIQKCSLNHTHHYLEMLKVHEGSVNHMDFSPWSPKLFLTCGNDWTIRIWLEGIFQPLITLSDRYMPVHCAMWSRTHSTVIIAVNRETVDMWDLRRNLLDPISTINIDSSFHTLAKLSLCGRSLALGNERGNVLMCSFEHMPFQSHNQYAELEKAIYNAIKLSPTLMQDLKNIGYFGYKVENHHSKSSYWKYK; translated from the exons ATGTCGCGCAAAACC TTCGGCGAAAAGAAGAAGAGCCACATATCGCGCGTCACTTACAACTTCGCGTTGAGCAAAGAAATCGAAAATGCGATGATTTGGCGCCAATCCTTGGAACTAAGGGATATTGTACGTGGTAAAAGCATAGATGTCACACCCAAGCTCATTGATACCGATACGCGGTCAACGCTTCGATTTCGCAGTATAGCCACCTATGCCGAAGATCTTATAAAACAAATGACCAAAAGCTCCAGCGTACAAAGTTTCAACAGTCGCCGAATAAGCATAAGTTCAGTGAAAGCCAAGTCCAGTACACGTCTGGGTCTGAAGCTTTCACTGGATGAAATCATACAAGCAATTGGATCGAGCGGTTCGCTCCACGAATATCATCACTATTACCATGAAATTACTTTTGCCAAACGAGAACCATTACCTTTTATAAAAGTGGTTTTGCGCAAGTCGCCAGAATTCGTGTTATACCATCAAAACAGTTTTACCGTACCGAAAGGCAGTGCAGAAGCCGAGGCTGTCGAACATGACAATCAAATTTACGATTACCTAACAATAGGTAAAGGCAAGGTACGTCGGCGTTCCGATGCCGAAACGCAGACCGTCGGTGTGCTTATGAAGCCGCGCACTGTCAGTACAATCCCAAAGAAATTCGGTGAAAGGGCGGCCTACGTATCATTTTTCGAAATGTTCGACACCTACCAACAATTACTCCAAACACCGACCGCGTTCAATGAGCGTCACTCACTAAGTACGGGCGTTTTagatttaattgcaaaaaatccACAATTCTCCTACGCGGCTATGGTGTTGGAACGTATATTGGCTAGCAATTGTTATCAACAGGGACAACGCCGTTATCGCAACATGAATATACCCACTAAAATGGACAAATATGCCGAGTATAAATATTCGCTGAATCTGCTCTATCGCTTGATACAGCCCAAATTTCAAGGTGGCCTGGATAAGCGGCGCAAAGCTATTGCCGCTCTAAGTTTTTGTCATGGCAATGGTGATCTAATAGCCGTCGCTTATGGTTTCTATTCGGATGCCTCGAAAGTGACCGTGCCGAATGGTAACGTCTGCGTTTGGAGTATGAAAAATCCACAAAACCCGGAACGCCACTACAGCTATCCAGTGCCGGTATCAGCAGTTGAGTTCTCACCATTTTTACCTTTTCTCCTTGCCATTGGCCTCTACGATGGCACAGTGCAAGTGCGAAACATAACAAAACCGGACTATCCGCCAGTTGCGATTTCGCAGCGTAGCGTTCTATTGAGCTGTGAACCGGTGACCGCCATACAATGGATCCGCCAAACGCAAGAGAATGCCGCCGAAGCAGATCCATTTTTAGCGCTAACTCGTGATGGCAAAGTAGCGAAATTTCGCATTATAGCGAGCCCATACCTGTTGGGTATGCGTCAGATGGAGCTACTGCGCATCGAAGGCAATCCTGAGGGTTTTCaatccaaaaatattgtaatgaaCGAAGAAAAGTCGCTCGATTCGGGACGTAGCGCTAGCGGTTTGCATCTAGTTATGCATCCGGTGCAAAGCGATATCTATTACATACTCACCGACGAGGGTTGCATACAGAAGTGCTCGTTGAATCACACACATCATTACTTGGAAATGTTGAAGGTCCATGAGGGCTCCGTTAACCATATGGATTTCTCACCTTGGTCACCGAAACTGTTTCTAACCTGTGGCAATGATTG gACCATTCGCATTTGGCTGGAAGGTATTTTTCAGCCTCTAATAACCCTTTCCGATCGCTATATGCCAGTCCATTGTGCCATGTGGAGTCGCACTCACTCTACGGTAATTATTGCTGTCAATCGGGAAACTGTTGACATGTGGGACTTACGACGAAACTTATTGGACCCTATATCAACCATAAATATTGACTCTTCGTTTCATACTTTAGCAAA ATTGAGCTTATGCGGCCGTTCGCTTGCTCTCGGCAATGAACGTGGCAACGTGCTGATGTGCAGCTTCGAACATATGCCCTTCCAATCCCACAATCAATACGCTGAGTTGGAGAAAGCGATCTACAATGCCATCAAATTGTCACCGACTTTAATGCAAGATCTGAAGAACATTGGCTACTTTGGCTACAAAGTGGAGAATCATCATTCCAAGTCTTCGTACTGGAAATATAAATGA